The following proteins are encoded in a genomic region of Spirosoma sp. SC4-14:
- the menB gene encoding 1,4-dihydroxy-2-naphthoyl-CoA synthase encodes MTSNYPWETIKEYQEIIFSYYDGIAKISINRPHKRNAFTPQTVKEMSEAMEIARQDERVGVVILTGEGGEAFCSGGDQSVRGHGGYIGEDKVPRLNVLDLQMQIRRIPKPVVAMVAGYAIGGGHVLHVVCDLTIAADNARFGQTGPKVGSFDGGFGASYLARIVGQKKAREIWYLCDQYDAQEALDMGLVNKVVPLDELEETTIVWCRKMLEKSPIALRMLKASFNAELDGQAGIQQLAGDATLLYYLSEEAKEGKDAFLEKRKPDFSKFPKFP; translated from the coding sequence ATGACAAGTAACTACCCCTGGGAGACCATAAAAGAATACCAGGAAATTATTTTCAGCTATTACGACGGGATTGCCAAAATCAGCATCAATCGCCCGCACAAACGAAACGCCTTTACGCCCCAGACGGTGAAAGAAATGTCGGAAGCGATGGAAATTGCCCGGCAGGACGAGCGCGTTGGGGTTGTTATTCTGACCGGCGAAGGTGGTGAAGCGTTCTGTAGCGGTGGCGACCAGTCGGTTCGTGGACACGGCGGTTATATTGGCGAAGATAAAGTTCCCCGCCTGAATGTGCTTGATCTGCAAATGCAAATCCGGCGAATTCCCAAGCCTGTAGTTGCTATGGTGGCAGGCTATGCCATTGGGGGCGGGCATGTGCTACACGTTGTATGCGACCTGACTATAGCCGCCGACAACGCACGGTTTGGCCAAACCGGTCCTAAAGTAGGCAGTTTCGATGGCGGTTTTGGCGCTTCATACCTCGCCCGGATCGTTGGCCAGAAAAAAGCCCGCGAAATCTGGTATCTGTGCGATCAGTATGACGCACAGGAAGCGCTGGACATGGGGTTGGTTAACAAAGTAGTACCGCTCGATGAACTCGAAGAAACGACCATTGTGTGGTGCCGTAAAATGCTGGAAAAAAGCCCAATTGCTCTTCGTATGCTCAAAGCTTCCTTCAATGCCGAACTCGACGGCCAGGCCGGAATTCAGCAGTTGGCGGGCGATGCCACACTGCTCTATTACCTTTCAGAAGAAGCCAAAGAAGGAAAGGATGCCTTTCTGGAAAAGCGAAAACCCGACTTCAGCAAGTTTCCCAAGTTTCCTTAA
- a CDS encoding Rieske (2Fe-2S) protein yields MENTLPTMDRHEFFRLVGTSIGAILLTRCSAACGQGDTVDTLVQPEPPIDFLINLNDRSNVNLKVKGGYVVINNIIVAQTKEGKYLAVSSKCTHQSNVALVYKATENQFYCPLHLSRFDAIGNVVAGPATKALTQYSVNDLANGTLRVHT; encoded by the coding sequence ATGGAAAACACCTTACCGACAATGGACCGGCACGAGTTTTTTCGATTAGTTGGCACAAGTATCGGCGCTATTTTGCTGACACGGTGCAGTGCCGCCTGTGGGCAGGGTGATACCGTCGATACGTTGGTTCAGCCCGAACCGCCAATTGACTTTTTGATCAACCTGAACGATCGGTCGAATGTAAACCTGAAGGTGAAAGGCGGTTATGTCGTAATCAATAACATCATTGTTGCCCAGACAAAGGAAGGGAAATATCTGGCCGTTTCGTCGAAGTGTACGCACCAGAGTAATGTGGCATTGGTCTATAAAGCCACCGAAAATCAGTTTTATTGCCCACTTCATCTGTCGCGGTTCGACGCCATCGGCAATGTGGTGGCAGGGCCTGCCACCAAAGCATTAACGCAATATTCAGTAAATGATCTGGCGAATGGTACGCTACGGGTGCATACGTAG
- a CDS encoding lmo0937 family membrane protein: MGNLLYTIAVVLIIIWLLGFLGFNSFGMGGLIHVLLVIAVIAIILRLIQGRSV, translated from the coding sequence ATGGGAAATCTGCTGTACACCATCGCTGTGGTGTTAATTATTATCTGGTTGCTGGGCTTTTTAGGCTTTAACAGTTTTGGAATGGGTGGTTTAATCCACGTATTGCTCGTTATTGCCGTCATCGCTATCATCCTTCGCCTGATTCAGGGGCGAAGTGTTTAA
- a CDS encoding DUF2452 domain-containing protein, producing MEEAKVIVNPISPDKVAEAPGLLAYAHTAGGAVIRPEDKGKITGRAVAAMREQTDLQLSQLYRQMQLLAEQATAIRNRVEISERIYAAHMNFEPIVGHTYYFYQRKNGTDLLSMVAPNEWGRKFPFERCLATVRMMADHTWDVQYHEVSYNE from the coding sequence ATGGAAGAAGCAAAAGTAATTGTCAATCCCATTTCTCCTGACAAAGTTGCCGAAGCTCCGGGACTTCTGGCGTATGCACACACGGCAGGAGGAGCTGTTATTCGCCCCGAAGACAAAGGTAAAATTACCGGCCGGGCCGTTGCTGCCATGCGCGAACAGACAGATTTGCAACTAAGCCAGCTTTACCGGCAAATGCAGCTACTGGCCGAGCAGGCTACGGCTATCCGCAATCGGGTCGAAATTTCGGAACGAATCTACGCAGCCCATATGAATTTTGAACCCATTGTAGGCCATACCTATTATTTCTATCAGCGCAAAAACGGCACTGACCTCCTTTCGATGGTGGCACCCAACGAATGGGGTCGTAAATTTCCGTTCGAACGCTGCCTGGCCACCGTTCGAATGATGGCCGATCATACCTGGGATGTGCAGTATCATGAAGTATCTTATAATGAGTGA
- a CDS encoding SusD/RagB family nutrient-binding outer membrane lipoprotein: protein MKNRFKLITYCLAALCTLQSCDKGLEEINSNPDASSTISPDFVFTKAQYDAVGNIITGLQGTMQYTTSYNDVASWGSKYIFNQGTAPYTVFSNAYPNEINEIGEVIRGLEKDPALVNKLAIAKIWRVYAFSKITDLYGDIPYSQAALGYTQSLFKPAYDPQKDIYADLLGELEKAIALFDATKSTFGAADLIYAGDITRWKKFAYSLMLRMGMRMTKPDIALAETWVKKAIAGSLIEDDADIAKITYMASGQVVNQNPLAYWMLNSDYLKADGISNPEGGKYYDTFINYLKKTNDPRLPVLSVVYVNGKPSTDVRIQKGMAANIPNTKPADFVTYSEPNQNTILKLNSPMLVLTNAEVNFYLAEAALRGWYTAKPAATLYDLGLKAAMRQWSLYGSDGVIAQATIDAYATANALVTTNTFEKQLEQLYTQFWVSIFPNSQEVFLNWRRTGYPALVPNNYVGNITGGQIFRRMLYPATEENLNKENYNSAVSRQGDNTFLTRMWLDK, encoded by the coding sequence ATGAAAAACCGTTTCAAACTAATTACCTATTGTCTGGCGGCTCTTTGTACGCTACAGAGTTGCGATAAAGGCCTAGAAGAAATAAACAGTAACCCCGATGCCTCCAGCACCATCAGCCCCGATTTTGTATTCACCAAGGCGCAGTATGATGCCGTTGGCAACATAATTACGGGCTTGCAGGGAACCATGCAGTATACGACCAGCTACAACGATGTAGCCAGTTGGGGTTCCAAATACATTTTCAACCAGGGCACCGCTCCCTATACCGTGTTTAGTAACGCGTACCCCAACGAGATCAACGAAATAGGCGAAGTGATTCGGGGGCTGGAAAAAGATCCGGCGCTGGTAAATAAACTGGCTATTGCTAAAATATGGCGGGTCTATGCGTTTTCGAAAATAACCGATCTCTACGGCGATATTCCGTATTCGCAGGCTGCACTGGGCTACACGCAGAGTTTGTTTAAACCAGCGTATGATCCGCAGAAAGACATCTACGCCGATTTGCTGGGCGAGCTGGAAAAAGCCATTGCGTTGTTCGATGCTACAAAATCGACCTTTGGTGCTGCGGATTTAATTTATGCTGGCGACATTACCCGCTGGAAAAAATTCGCCTATTCGCTCATGCTTCGGATGGGAATGCGGATGACGAAACCCGACATTGCCCTGGCCGAAACCTGGGTCAAGAAAGCGATTGCCGGGAGTTTGATTGAAGACGATGCCGACATTGCTAAAATTACCTATATGGCGTCGGGGCAGGTTGTTAACCAGAATCCATTGGCCTACTGGATGCTGAACAGCGACTATCTGAAAGCCGATGGGATCAGCAATCCGGAAGGTGGAAAATATTACGACACCTTCATTAACTACCTGAAAAAAACCAATGATCCCCGGTTACCGGTACTGTCGGTAGTATATGTAAATGGCAAACCCAGCACCGATGTACGTATTCAGAAAGGAATGGCCGCCAACATTCCCAATACAAAGCCTGCTGATTTTGTGACCTATTCGGAGCCAAACCAGAACACCATTCTGAAACTGAATTCGCCCATGCTGGTGCTAACCAATGCGGAAGTGAATTTCTATCTGGCCGAAGCAGCCCTCCGCGGCTGGTATACAGCAAAGCCAGCCGCTACTTTATATGATCTGGGACTGAAGGCGGCAATGCGTCAGTGGTCGTTGTACGGATCTGATGGCGTAATTGCGCAGGCCACTATTGATGCATACGCTACGGCCAATGCGCTGGTAACGACCAATACGTTCGAGAAACAACTGGAGCAGCTTTACACCCAGTTTTGGGTGTCTATTTTCCCCAATTCGCAGGAGGTATTCTTAAACTGGCGTCGCACGGGCTATCCGGCGCTGGTTCCTAACAATTATGTCGGGAACATTACCGGTGGGCAAATTTTCAGGCGCATGCTTTACCCCGCCACTGAAGAAAACCTGAATAAAGAGAATTATAACAGTGCCGTATCGCGGCAGGGCGATAATACGTTCCTGACCCGTATGTGGCTGGATAAATAG
- a CDS encoding SusC/RagA family TonB-linked outer membrane protein — protein sequence MNYTLLPWQARWSTLLTVLLLLSASALAQSISGKVTNAADGALLPGVTIVEKGSTKGTVTDGEGKYTLRLSKPDATVIFSYIGFVAQEVNAAGRSVVDVSLKEDATQLGEVVVTALGIAKDKKALAYAVTEVKGSEFTQARENNVANALSGKIAGVNATGLSTGPGGSSRIVIRGNGSLTGDNQPLYVINGMPIDNTVPGGSATTNGGQGNVDRGDGIAGINPDDIESISVLKGGTAAALYGSRAANGVILITTKKGKAQRGVGVEFNSTFTMENAAVFPDWQYEYGQGDGAAKPTTQAQGIAWGRRSWGAKIDGSDFVAADGKTHPYVAQKNNIKNFYQTGKTFTNTLAFTGGNEKVNYRFSLADLDAKGILPTNTYNRKTGNLNLSGAFGERVSIEALAQYTLETGHNKTGAGDALGNPNWTPYMIGNTSDIRWLSPGYDANGNEIAWNDADIASNSYFVVNKYKQDDSKNRFIGQVGMTYKILKNLSVKGTVSRDFYNYNYKYILPTGTRYIPNGQFTQLKTDVSETNMMLTANYNVTVGHFGLSALAGMNRRDFRYNQLTTSGQTFIIPYFYSSTNLATVSTVPLNQQTRTNSAFGSVDLDYKGVAFLTMTGRQDWFSTLSPKNNTIFYPSVGGSFVLSQALQLPRVIDYAKVRASWAQVGGATPDPYVINLTYSMVPSSGQPLQNVTSNAITNAGLKPLTSTTFEVGVDLQFFNKKLGLDLTYYNRATTNDIVQTSISPTSGYNSVYLNVGKLNNRGVEALVTLNPVRTSNFGWNVSYNVAYNDSKVLKLADGINSMQMATSVGNWAYINSIEGRPYGTIVGTTRVRDANGNIVYDPTTGFAVKSPLQELGRGVPPLTMGLTNEFHYKNFSLNILLDGKFGNKVFSVMEVYANRMGKLKRTLDGRENGLTVTGVTAKGDAYTNTIAKENLRNYYDNDKNYTDLFLHDGSFVKLRQVIFSYNIPVSTLKVVRIQSATISFVSRNLLTLYKQTDNFDPEQSFTNSSNQGFESLGLPRTRSYGLNLIVKF from the coding sequence ATGAACTACACGCTACTACCCTGGCAGGCTCGCTGGAGCACGCTTTTAACGGTACTGCTGCTGTTGAGTGCGTCCGCGCTGGCGCAGTCAATTTCTGGCAAAGTGACCAATGCGGCCGATGGTGCGCTGCTACCCGGTGTTACAATTGTTGAGAAAGGATCAACCAAAGGCACCGTAACCGATGGCGAAGGCAAGTATACGCTCCGGTTGTCGAAACCAGATGCAACGGTAATTTTCTCCTATATTGGTTTTGTTGCCCAGGAGGTGAATGCCGCTGGCCGTTCGGTTGTTGATGTTTCGCTGAAAGAAGACGCCACGCAACTGGGTGAAGTTGTTGTGACGGCACTAGGTATCGCCAAAGACAAAAAAGCACTGGCCTATGCCGTAACGGAAGTAAAAGGCTCCGAATTTACGCAGGCACGCGAAAACAACGTAGCCAACGCACTGTCGGGAAAAATTGCCGGTGTTAACGCAACAGGACTATCGACCGGGCCGGGTGGTTCGAGTCGGATTGTTATTCGGGGAAATGGATCGCTGACGGGCGATAACCAGCCACTGTATGTGATCAATGGGATGCCCATCGATAACACAGTGCCCGGTGGAAGCGCAACAACCAATGGGGGGCAGGGTAACGTAGACCGTGGTGACGGTATTGCCGGAATTAACCCCGATGATATTGAGTCGATCAGTGTGCTGAAAGGAGGAACGGCGGCTGCTCTGTATGGGTCGCGGGCAGCCAATGGAGTTATTCTGATTACTACCAAAAAAGGCAAAGCACAACGGGGTGTCGGGGTGGAATTCAACTCGACCTTTACGATGGAAAATGCCGCGGTGTTTCCCGATTGGCAGTATGAATACGGTCAGGGCGATGGAGCGGCCAAACCAACAACACAGGCGCAGGGAATTGCCTGGGGGCGTCGGTCGTGGGGCGCTAAAATTGACGGTTCAGATTTTGTGGCGGCCGATGGGAAAACCCATCCCTATGTAGCCCAGAAAAACAACATCAAGAATTTCTACCAAACCGGTAAAACATTCACGAATACGCTGGCATTTACGGGTGGTAATGAGAAAGTTAACTATCGGTTCTCATTGGCCGATCTGGATGCTAAAGGGATTCTGCCTACCAACACCTACAACCGTAAAACGGGGAATCTGAACCTCAGCGGAGCGTTTGGCGAACGGGTTTCTATTGAAGCACTGGCCCAGTATACGCTGGAAACCGGACACAACAAAACTGGTGCGGGCGATGCTCTTGGAAATCCGAACTGGACACCCTATATGATTGGGAACACCTCCGATATTCGGTGGTTGAGCCCCGGCTACGATGCCAATGGCAATGAGATAGCCTGGAATGATGCCGATATTGCCTCCAATAGCTATTTCGTCGTGAATAAATATAAGCAGGACGATAGCAAGAATCGATTCATTGGTCAGGTAGGAATGACCTATAAAATCCTGAAAAACCTGTCTGTAAAGGGAACGGTTAGCCGGGATTTTTACAACTACAACTATAAATACATTCTGCCAACAGGCACCCGTTATATCCCGAATGGGCAATTTACGCAATTGAAAACCGACGTGAGCGAAACCAATATGATGCTCACGGCAAACTACAATGTAACCGTTGGGCATTTTGGGTTGTCGGCGCTGGCCGGGATGAACCGTCGGGATTTCCGCTACAACCAGCTAACCACCTCGGGGCAGACATTTATTATTCCGTATTTCTACAGTTCTACCAACCTTGCTACCGTAAGCACGGTGCCGTTGAACCAGCAAACCCGAACAAACTCGGCATTCGGGTCGGTCGATCTTGATTATAAAGGCGTTGCCTTTCTGACCATGACTGGTCGTCAGGATTGGTTCTCAACGCTAAGTCCGAAGAATAATACCATTTTCTACCCATCCGTTGGAGGAAGCTTCGTGCTGTCGCAGGCGCTTCAATTGCCTCGCGTAATCGATTATGCAAAGGTGCGTGCATCGTGGGCGCAGGTAGGGGGCGCAACTCCCGATCCGTACGTAATCAATCTAACCTATTCGATGGTGCCCAGTTCGGGGCAGCCGCTCCAGAACGTAACCAGCAATGCCATTACGAATGCTGGTCTGAAACCACTAACCTCTACCACGTTTGAAGTGGGTGTTGATCTTCAGTTTTTTAACAAGAAACTTGGTCTGGATCTGACCTACTACAATCGTGCCACCACCAACGATATTGTACAGACCAGCATATCGCCCACGTCGGGTTATAATTCGGTGTATCTGAACGTAGGTAAACTCAACAACCGGGGAGTTGAAGCGCTGGTGACGCTCAATCCGGTCAGAACATCAAACTTTGGCTGGAACGTAAGTTATAACGTAGCCTACAACGACAGTAAAGTACTGAAGCTGGCCGATGGCATCAACTCCATGCAGATGGCCACCTCGGTGGGGAACTGGGCCTACATTAACTCCATTGAGGGACGACCATACGGAACCATCGTCGGTACAACCCGCGTTCGCGATGCCAACGGCAACATCGTATATGATCCAACAACGGGTTTTGCCGTGAAATCGCCACTTCAGGAGCTTGGGCGGGGTGTTCCTCCACTAACGATGGGCCTGACCAACGAATTTCATTACAAAAACTTCTCGCTCAATATCCTGCTCGATGGTAAGTTCGGCAACAAGGTCTTCTCGGTAATGGAGGTGTATGCCAACCGGATGGGTAAACTGAAGCGGACGCTGGACGGTCGCGAAAATGGTCTTACCGTAACGGGCGTAACGGCCAAAGGCGATGCGTATACCAACACCATTGCCAAAGAAAATCTGCGGAACTATTACGACAACGATAAAAACTACACCGATCTGTTTTTGCACGATGGTAGTTTCGTGAAGCTGCGCCAGGTTATTTTCAGTTACAACATTCCGGTTAGCACGCTTAAAGTTGTGCGGATCCAATCGGCAACCATTTCGTTTGTGTCGCGTAATCTGCTGACACTGTATAAGCAAACCGACAATTTCGATCCAGAGCAGAGCTTCACCAACAGCTCAAACCAGGGTTTCGAATCGTTAGGATTGCCCCGCACCAGAAGTTATGGTCTGAACCTCATCGTAAAATTCTAA
- the bla gene encoding class A beta-lactamase, subclass A2: MVKIPLPILLFSFTLVFGQSDQHSIQKLESQIAQIASDAQGKVGVAAMLVETGESVSLKGNEQFPMQSVYKMPIAMAVLHLVDQKKLALNQRVPFTKADYISERQHSPIRDKFPNGSSLSLSELLRYAVSESDGSASDILMNLAGGSTPIMAYLKSLGIRNIIVKNTEREIGSDNAVQYRNWAKPNEAVALLRLLQQGKGLSPASRTFLLRIMTETETGLNRLKGQLPKGTVVAHKTGTSWTIDGVTAATNDIGLITLPNGKHIAIAVFVSDARTDTKTREAVIARIARAAWDYWEKQ; the protein is encoded by the coding sequence ATGGTCAAGATTCCTCTACCAATTCTTCTCTTTAGTTTTACCCTCGTATTCGGCCAATCTGACCAACATTCTATTCAGAAATTAGAAAGCCAGATTGCTCAAATCGCCAGCGATGCCCAGGGAAAGGTAGGGGTAGCCGCCATGCTGGTCGAAACCGGTGAATCGGTCAGTTTGAAAGGCAATGAGCAGTTTCCGATGCAGAGTGTCTACAAAATGCCAATAGCCATGGCTGTTTTACACCTCGTCGATCAGAAGAAATTGGCCCTTAACCAGCGCGTTCCGTTTACTAAAGCCGATTATATTTCAGAACGGCAGCACAGTCCCATTCGGGATAAATTTCCGAATGGTTCCTCACTGAGCCTTTCCGAACTGCTGCGATATGCCGTTTCAGAAAGCGACGGATCGGCCAGCGATATTCTTATGAACCTTGCCGGAGGCTCAACGCCAATTATGGCCTATCTGAAAAGCCTGGGTATTCGTAACATCATCGTTAAGAATACCGAACGCGAAATCGGCAGCGACAATGCCGTTCAGTACAGAAACTGGGCTAAACCCAACGAGGCCGTTGCGCTATTGCGGCTCTTACAGCAAGGAAAAGGACTTTCGCCAGCCAGCCGGACCTTTTTGCTCCGAATTATGACCGAAACCGAAACGGGTCTCAACCGACTGAAAGGGCAATTACCGAAAGGCACCGTAGTCGCCCACAAAACGGGTACGTCCTGGACCATCGATGGCGTTACGGCCGCTACTAATGACATTGGGCTCATTACATTGCCCAACGGCAAACACATCGCCATTGCCGTGTTTGTATCCGACGCCAGAACCGATACCAAAACCCGCGAAGCCGTAATTGCCCGTATTGCCCGAGCAGCCTGGGATTATTGGGAAAAACAATAG
- a CDS encoding AMP-binding protein translates to MILNPSFPDLWPVPSTPYEAEALAFCQAWQRGKATFVLQTSGSTGTPKSIILTRSQMQASAQLTANTLGLRAGDKALVCLNIRYVAGIMMLVRGLEIGMEMTIVEPSGNPLTAFDPADTHFEFMAVVPLQLQSILENTPEKVPILSGMKAILVGGAATSPALEQALQVINAPVFSTYGMTETVSHIALRRLNGPGRSDAFRALDGVVLGTDERGCLTILAAATNFELIQTNDVVELLDTDNPQRFRLLGRADTVINSGGVKVQPEQVEQIVQQTLAQQLAPQSVPRLFIAGIPDERLGQKVVLVIEQKTIPESQFETVRMAVGKALGAYAAPKQMLVVNAFAETPTGKIDRNTTMAQIR, encoded by the coding sequence ATGATCTTAAATCCTTCATTTCCAGATTTATGGCCAGTTCCGTCGACACCCTATGAAGCCGAAGCGCTGGCTTTTTGTCAGGCGTGGCAACGTGGTAAGGCTACGTTTGTGCTTCAGACATCAGGCTCTACCGGTACGCCCAAATCCATTATACTGACGCGCAGCCAGATGCAGGCCAGTGCTCAACTCACCGCCAATACACTAGGCTTACGAGCAGGCGATAAGGCTTTGGTTTGCCTGAATATCCGTTATGTTGCCGGAATAATGATGCTGGTTCGGGGGCTGGAAATTGGTATGGAAATGACTATTGTCGAGCCATCGGGCAATCCACTGACGGCATTTGACCCTGCCGATACACACTTTGAGTTTATGGCTGTTGTGCCTTTGCAACTACAGTCGATTCTGGAGAACACTCCCGAAAAGGTGCCTATTCTCTCTGGCATGAAAGCCATTCTGGTAGGAGGGGCGGCTACCAGCCCGGCGCTGGAGCAGGCATTACAGGTAATTAACGCCCCCGTTTTTTCAACCTACGGCATGACCGAGACAGTATCGCATATTGCCTTGCGACGGCTGAATGGGCCAGGCCGAAGCGATGCATTCAGGGCATTGGATGGTGTTGTGCTGGGTACCGATGAGCGGGGATGTCTGACGATTTTGGCGGCTGCTACCAATTTTGAGTTGATCCAGACAAACGATGTCGTAGAGCTACTGGACACGGACAATCCCCAACGATTTCGGTTACTGGGCCGGGCCGACACCGTCATAAACAGTGGTGGGGTGAAAGTTCAGCCCGAGCAGGTCGAGCAGATTGTGCAGCAAACACTGGCGCAACAATTGGCTCCTCAATCGGTTCCCCGGTTGTTTATTGCAGGCATCCCCGATGAGCGGTTAGGTCAGAAAGTAGTTCTGGTGATTGAGCAAAAAACAATTCCGGAGAGCCAGTTTGAAACGGTTCGGATGGCCGTTGGGAAAGCGCTTGGGGCTTATGCCGCACCAAAGCAGATGCTGGTAGTGAATGCATTTGCCGAAACGCCAACCGGCAAAATTGACCGCAATACCACAATGGCACAAATCCGTTAA
- a CDS encoding DeoR/GlpR family DNA-binding transcription regulator, whose translation MSIAFLKDERKELIIKQVSLHTRMSLTDLAAVLNVSEDTVRRDINDLSDEGKLIKIRGGAMSKAYHHSSQLQETYAHQSKIAIAEKALTLLHDGMLILMGGGTTIREFIKMIPADLKATFITVNPLTAVELLDKPNLEIIMIGGQISRYSQMSVGGEVYQRLSELKVDLCIMGTNAIDPKEGLTDSDWETVQAKKAMIRAAQKVAVLAISEKMNSVMRMKVADLQQIDYLITELPTDSLQLAPYRTGKTQVF comes from the coding sequence ATGTCAATTGCCTTTTTAAAAGACGAGCGTAAAGAATTGATTATAAAGCAGGTAAGCCTTCATACACGAATGAGCCTGACAGACCTGGCTGCCGTACTCAACGTTTCGGAAGATACCGTTCGACGCGACATCAACGACTTATCGGATGAAGGAAAGTTGATTAAAATTCGGGGGGGCGCCATGTCAAAGGCCTATCATCACTCGTCGCAATTGCAGGAAACGTATGCCCATCAGAGCAAAATTGCAATTGCCGAGAAAGCTCTAACCCTCCTCCACGACGGTATGCTAATTCTGATGGGTGGTGGCACCACCATCCGGGAGTTTATAAAAATGATTCCTGCCGACCTCAAAGCGACGTTTATTACGGTGAATCCATTGACGGCCGTTGAACTGCTCGACAAACCCAATCTGGAGATTATTATGATCGGTGGCCAGATTTCGCGCTATAGCCAGATGAGTGTAGGTGGCGAAGTTTACCAGCGATTGTCAGAGTTGAAAGTCGATCTGTGCATTATGGGCACAAATGCAATCGACCCCAAAGAAGGGCTTACCGATTCGGACTGGGAGACGGTTCAGGCTAAAAAAGCCATGATTCGGGCGGCCCAGAAAGTGGCCGTTCTGGCCATATCGGAGAAAATGAACAGCGTGATGCGAATGAAAGTAGCCGATCTGCAACAAATCGACTACCTGATTACTGAACTACCCACCGACTCGCTGCAACTTGCTCCTTATCGAACGGGTAAAACTCAGGTCTTCTGA